A portion of the Carya illinoinensis cultivar Pawnee chromosome 11, C.illinoinensisPawnee_v1, whole genome shotgun sequence genome contains these proteins:
- the LOC122281795 gene encoding dual specificity protein phosphatase PHS1 isoform X3, with amino-acid sequence MPELQAKDEHREDSELELGSDDPYPSLPFSVTSRVLYMLGDITAGPAFRFTQWLELVRKRTANYRSSGFPRLHPMPSSSSSPPSPSPSSPSSSSAAEVIDDPKSPLPPEQTVETSLWERLGKAAMLDIESPSFSWDMLSSLHHTEHSTSTEQSEDETNKALEVTVNSGGVVFFALFNQPGNDDTSSKEAAAVIKISSSRMATQSERLGYEFAKWLGVRTPQGRVIHNSSSEWLQIKEAAEKARDAASSDGDEVGEMTCSELLEALDLSRCLFFMSYVHGSPLLESSIAFESREYAEETASALGRVLMLDLVIRNEDRLPCRRLRWRGNSANLLLADKMASANMDALEEAFDFAIKRYRPRVIRALQKERRATSVDGRLSPHSLGLASQASDLSDIMESPKTSEKSLRSQTSDESVFSDFRILAIDSGVPRRPPAGKRANDQANYPKLVELLFNSSEYSSNLLHDITGGKLGCPPSEDAKVTSDISATEMTSIVHEFRNGFRAALRDLQGFHILLLTLHQKLESLLRAFLHIINKMSFGEPDKEDLVVPESPSQAAGGVPWLSPQGKERFINENHPDFCDSEFQRTGPRSSSSGSKESSDSSSPMSREGWHGKYYKGSGEPVRSLRLTAKLRDFHKFAKHSQIDAESNKELEQWNEMLRNDAVRICQENSFNTGFFEGSDNNSVVDAYELKVRLEHILERIALISEAANTERPSSITSSLFIGGALAARSVFTLQHLGITHILCLCSNEIGQSDSQFPELFVYKNFSISDNEDTNISSIFEEACDFIDHVEKIGGRVLVHCFEGKSRSATLVIAYLMLRKNLTLLKAWNALKRVHRRAQPNDGFARILLDLDRKLHGTASMEWQQRKPMMKVCPICGKNAGLSSSSLKLHLQKSHKKLSSGSVDSGMTMEIQKALTVLKISRGGSVSPKNRQSHLVTDESD; translated from the exons ATGCCGGAATTGCAGGCTAAAGACGAACACAGGGAAGATTCCGAACTCGAACTCGGATCCGACGATCCTTACCCTTCATTGCCCTTCTCCGTCACTTCCCGG GTATTGTATATGTTGGGAGACATCACGGCGGGGCCGGCGTTTAGGTTCACCCAATGGCTGGAATTGGTCCGTAAACGCACCGCCAACTATCGCTCATCTGGCTTCCCCCGCCTCCACCCCatgccttcttcttcttcttctcctccttctccttctccttcctctccttcttcttctag TGCAGCGGAAGTCATCGATGATCCAAAGAGTCCTCTGCCTCCTGAGCAGACCGTGGAGACCAGTTTGTGGGAGAGGCTTGGTAAAGCTGCTATGTTGGACATCGAGTCACCCTCTTTCTCTTGGGACATGCTTTCCTCGCTTCACCACACCGAGCATAGTACTAGCACTGAACAGTCCGAGGATGAAACAAACAAGGCTCTTGAG GTCACTGTGAATTCTGGAGGAGTTGTCTTCTTTGCCTTATTCAACCAACCTGGGAATGATGATACTTCTTCAAAGGAAGCAGCAGCTGTTATAAAGATATCATCATCAAGAATGGCCACTCAATCTGAACGCCTTGGCTATGAATTTGCAAAGTGGTTAGGAGTCCGAACTCCACAG GGCAGAGTCATTCATAATTCTAGTTCAGAGTGGCTCCAGATAAAGGAAGCTGCAGAGAAAGCAAGAGATGCAGCAAGTTCAGATGGAGACGAAGTTGGGGAAATGACTTGTTCAGAACTTTTGGAAGCACTTGACCTTAGCAGATGCCTGTTCTTTATGAG TTATGTGCATGGATCTCCCTTACTGGAGAGCTCAATTGCATTTGAGTCACGGGAATATGCTGAAGAAACAGCATCCGCTCTTGGCAGGGTCTTGATGTTGGACCTTGTCATTAGAAATGAAGATAGGCTCCCTTGCCGTCGCCTCAGATGGCGTGGAAATTCTGCAAATTTGTTGTTGGCTGACAAAATGGCCTCTGCAAATATGGATGCACTGGAGGAAGCATTTGATTTTGCAATCAAACGATACAGACCCAGGGTGATTAGAGCTCTTCAAAAAGAGAGAAGGGCAACTTCTGTTGATGGCAGATTGAGCCCTCATAGTTTAGGTTTGGCATCACAGGCCTCTGATCTTTCTGATATCATGGAATCGCCTAAAACTAGTGAGAAGAGCCTAAGAAGTCAGACATCAGACGAGTCAGTGTTTTCTGATTTTCGTATTCTGGCTATTGATTCTGGTGTCCCTCGTCGACCTCCCGCTGGAAAACGTGCAAATGACCAGGCCAATTATCCTAAGTTGGTTGAGTTACTATTTAATAGTTCTGAGTACTCGTCTAACCTTCTACATGACATAACGGGAGGCAAATTAGGGTGTCCTCCATCAGAAGATGCCAAAGTGACATCTGATATATCTGCAACTGAAATGACCTCCATTGTTCACGAATTTCGTAATGGGTTCCGAGCTGCTCTTAGGGACCTGCAGGGGTTTCATATATTACTACTCACACTACACCAGAAACTGGAAAGCTTATTACGAGCATTTTtgcatattataaataaaatgtccTTCGGGGAGCCTGATAAAGAAGATTTAGTGGTTCCTGAGTCACCTTCACAGGCTGCTGGAGGTGTTCCTTGGCTATCGCCACAAGGTAAGGAACGATTTATCAATGAAAACCATCCAGATTTCTGTGATTCAGAATTTCAGAGAACTGGTCCAAGGTCATCATCTTCAGGAAGTAAAGAAAGCTCAGACTCCAGTTCTCCAATGTCACGGGAAGGGTGGCATGGAAAGTATTACAAAGGAAGTGGGGAGCCTGTTCGAAGTCTGCGATTGACAGCAAAGCTGCGTGACTTCCATAAATTTGCCAAG CATTCTCAGATTGATGCTGAATCAAATAAAGAGTTGGAACAGTGGAATGAAATGCTAAGAAATGATGCTGTTAGGATCTGCCAGGAGAACAGTTTCAACACTGGGTTTTTTGAGGGTAGTGATAATAATAGTGTTGTTGATGCTTATGAATTGAAG GTCAGACTGGAGCACATTCTCGAGAGAATTGCATTGATATCTGAGGCTGCAAATACAGAGAggccatcttcaatcacaagtAGCCTGTTCATTGGTGGGGCACTGGCTGCAAGATCTGTATTCACACTGCAGCACTTAGGAATTACTCACATATTATGTTTGTGCTCAAATGAAATTGGGCAGTCAGATTCTCAGTTTCCTGAACTATTTGTGTACAAAAATTTTTCT ATATCTGACAATGAAGATACAAATATTAGCAGTATCTTTGAAGAAGCTTGTGATTTTATCGATCACGTTGAAAAAATTGGTGGGAGGGTTCTAGTTCATTGCTTTGAAGGGAAAAGTAGAAGTGCCACCTTGGTGATAGCTTACTTAATGCTCAGGAA GAACCTAACTCTACTAAAAGCATGGAATGCCCTCAAACGAGTTCACCGCCGAGCCCAGCCCAATGATGGCTTTGCTAGGATCCTTTTGGATCTGGATCGGAAACTACATGGGACAGCATCCATGGAATGGCAACAACGAAAGCCGATGATGAAGGTTTGCCCCATTTGTGGGAAGAATGCCGGTCTGAGCAGCAGTTCACTTAAGCTTCATTTGCAGAAATCACACAAGAAGCTGTCGTCAGGAAGTGTGGACAGTGGCATGACCATGGAAATACAAAAGGCTTTGACGGTGCTCAAAATTAGCCGAGGTGGGAGCGTAAGCCCTAAAAACAGGCAGTCTCACTTAGTAACTGATGAATCAGATTAG
- the LOC122281795 gene encoding dual specificity protein phosphatase PHS1 isoform X1, protein MANDQKPDPLLPSSITNSVSLPLQAKDEHREDSELELGSDDPYPSLPFSVTSRVLYMLGDITAGPAFRFTQWLELVRKRTANYRSSGFPRLHPMPSSSSSPPSPSPSSPSSSSAAEVIDDPKSPLPPEQTVETSLWERLGKAAMLDIESPSFSWDMLSSLHHTEHSTSTEQSEDETNKALEVTVNSGGVVFFALFNQPGNDDTSSKEAAAVIKISSSRMATQSERLGYEFAKWLGVRTPQGRVIHNSSSEWLQIKEAAEKARDAASSDGDEVGEMTCSELLEALDLSRCLFFMSYVHGSPLLESSIAFESREYAEETASALGRVLMLDLVIRNEDRLPCRRLRWRGNSANLLLADKMASANMDALEEAFDFAIKRYRPRVIRALQKERRATSVDGRLSPHSLGLASQASDLSDIMESPKTSEKSLRSQTSDESVFSDFRILAIDSGVPRRPPAGKRANDQANYPKLVELLFNSSEYSSNLLHDITGGKLGCPPSEDAKVTSDISATEMTSIVHEFRNGFRAALRDLQGFHILLLTLHQKLESLLRAFLHIINKMSFGEPDKEDLVVPESPSQAAGGVPWLSPQGKERFINENHPDFCDSEFQRTGPRSSSSGSKESSDSSSPMSREGWHGKYYKGSGEPVRSLRLTAKLRDFHKFAKHSQIDAESNKELEQWNEMLRNDAVRICQENSFNTGFFEGSDNNSVVDAYELKVRLEHILERIALISEAANTERPSSITSSLFIGGALAARSVFTLQHLGITHILCLCSNEIGQSDSQFPELFVYKNFSISDNEDTNISSIFEEACDFIDHVEKIGGRVLVHCFEGKSRSATLVIAYLMLRKNLTLLKAWNALKRVHRRAQPNDGFARILLDLDRKLHGTASMEWQQRKPMMKVCPICGKNAGLSSSSLKLHLQKSHKKLSSGSVDSGMTMEIQKALTVLKISRGGSVSPKNRQSHLVTDESD, encoded by the exons atGGCGAATGACCAAAAGCCGGAccctcttcttccttcttctattACCAACTCTGTCTCCCTCCCCCTCCag GCTAAAGACGAACACAGGGAAGATTCCGAACTCGAACTCGGATCCGACGATCCTTACCCTTCATTGCCCTTCTCCGTCACTTCCCGG GTATTGTATATGTTGGGAGACATCACGGCGGGGCCGGCGTTTAGGTTCACCCAATGGCTGGAATTGGTCCGTAAACGCACCGCCAACTATCGCTCATCTGGCTTCCCCCGCCTCCACCCCatgccttcttcttcttcttctcctccttctccttctccttcctctccttcttcttctag TGCAGCGGAAGTCATCGATGATCCAAAGAGTCCTCTGCCTCCTGAGCAGACCGTGGAGACCAGTTTGTGGGAGAGGCTTGGTAAAGCTGCTATGTTGGACATCGAGTCACCCTCTTTCTCTTGGGACATGCTTTCCTCGCTTCACCACACCGAGCATAGTACTAGCACTGAACAGTCCGAGGATGAAACAAACAAGGCTCTTGAG GTCACTGTGAATTCTGGAGGAGTTGTCTTCTTTGCCTTATTCAACCAACCTGGGAATGATGATACTTCTTCAAAGGAAGCAGCAGCTGTTATAAAGATATCATCATCAAGAATGGCCACTCAATCTGAACGCCTTGGCTATGAATTTGCAAAGTGGTTAGGAGTCCGAACTCCACAG GGCAGAGTCATTCATAATTCTAGTTCAGAGTGGCTCCAGATAAAGGAAGCTGCAGAGAAAGCAAGAGATGCAGCAAGTTCAGATGGAGACGAAGTTGGGGAAATGACTTGTTCAGAACTTTTGGAAGCACTTGACCTTAGCAGATGCCTGTTCTTTATGAG TTATGTGCATGGATCTCCCTTACTGGAGAGCTCAATTGCATTTGAGTCACGGGAATATGCTGAAGAAACAGCATCCGCTCTTGGCAGGGTCTTGATGTTGGACCTTGTCATTAGAAATGAAGATAGGCTCCCTTGCCGTCGCCTCAGATGGCGTGGAAATTCTGCAAATTTGTTGTTGGCTGACAAAATGGCCTCTGCAAATATGGATGCACTGGAGGAAGCATTTGATTTTGCAATCAAACGATACAGACCCAGGGTGATTAGAGCTCTTCAAAAAGAGAGAAGGGCAACTTCTGTTGATGGCAGATTGAGCCCTCATAGTTTAGGTTTGGCATCACAGGCCTCTGATCTTTCTGATATCATGGAATCGCCTAAAACTAGTGAGAAGAGCCTAAGAAGTCAGACATCAGACGAGTCAGTGTTTTCTGATTTTCGTATTCTGGCTATTGATTCTGGTGTCCCTCGTCGACCTCCCGCTGGAAAACGTGCAAATGACCAGGCCAATTATCCTAAGTTGGTTGAGTTACTATTTAATAGTTCTGAGTACTCGTCTAACCTTCTACATGACATAACGGGAGGCAAATTAGGGTGTCCTCCATCAGAAGATGCCAAAGTGACATCTGATATATCTGCAACTGAAATGACCTCCATTGTTCACGAATTTCGTAATGGGTTCCGAGCTGCTCTTAGGGACCTGCAGGGGTTTCATATATTACTACTCACACTACACCAGAAACTGGAAAGCTTATTACGAGCATTTTtgcatattataaataaaatgtccTTCGGGGAGCCTGATAAAGAAGATTTAGTGGTTCCTGAGTCACCTTCACAGGCTGCTGGAGGTGTTCCTTGGCTATCGCCACAAGGTAAGGAACGATTTATCAATGAAAACCATCCAGATTTCTGTGATTCAGAATTTCAGAGAACTGGTCCAAGGTCATCATCTTCAGGAAGTAAAGAAAGCTCAGACTCCAGTTCTCCAATGTCACGGGAAGGGTGGCATGGAAAGTATTACAAAGGAAGTGGGGAGCCTGTTCGAAGTCTGCGATTGACAGCAAAGCTGCGTGACTTCCATAAATTTGCCAAG CATTCTCAGATTGATGCTGAATCAAATAAAGAGTTGGAACAGTGGAATGAAATGCTAAGAAATGATGCTGTTAGGATCTGCCAGGAGAACAGTTTCAACACTGGGTTTTTTGAGGGTAGTGATAATAATAGTGTTGTTGATGCTTATGAATTGAAG GTCAGACTGGAGCACATTCTCGAGAGAATTGCATTGATATCTGAGGCTGCAAATACAGAGAggccatcttcaatcacaagtAGCCTGTTCATTGGTGGGGCACTGGCTGCAAGATCTGTATTCACACTGCAGCACTTAGGAATTACTCACATATTATGTTTGTGCTCAAATGAAATTGGGCAGTCAGATTCTCAGTTTCCTGAACTATTTGTGTACAAAAATTTTTCT ATATCTGACAATGAAGATACAAATATTAGCAGTATCTTTGAAGAAGCTTGTGATTTTATCGATCACGTTGAAAAAATTGGTGGGAGGGTTCTAGTTCATTGCTTTGAAGGGAAAAGTAGAAGTGCCACCTTGGTGATAGCTTACTTAATGCTCAGGAA GAACCTAACTCTACTAAAAGCATGGAATGCCCTCAAACGAGTTCACCGCCGAGCCCAGCCCAATGATGGCTTTGCTAGGATCCTTTTGGATCTGGATCGGAAACTACATGGGACAGCATCCATGGAATGGCAACAACGAAAGCCGATGATGAAGGTTTGCCCCATTTGTGGGAAGAATGCCGGTCTGAGCAGCAGTTCACTTAAGCTTCATTTGCAGAAATCACACAAGAAGCTGTCGTCAGGAAGTGTGGACAGTGGCATGACCATGGAAATACAAAAGGCTTTGACGGTGCTCAAAATTAGCCGAGGTGGGAGCGTAAGCCCTAAAAACAGGCAGTCTCACTTAGTAACTGATGAATCAGATTAG
- the LOC122281795 gene encoding dual specificity protein phosphatase PHS1 isoform X2 gives MANDQKPDPLLPSSITNSVSLPLQAKDEHREDSELELGSDDPYPSLPFSVTSRVLYMLGDITAGPAFRFTQWLELVRKRTANYRSSGFPRLHPMPSSSSSPPSPSPSSPSSSSAAEVIDDPKSPLPPEQTVETSLWERLGKAAMLDIESPSFSWDMLSSLHHTEHSTSTEQSEDETNKALEVTVNSGGVVFFALFNQPGNDDTSSKEAAAVIKISSSRMATQSERLGYEFAKWLGVRTPQGRVIHNSSSEWLQIKEAAEKARDAASSDGDEVGEMTCSELLEALDLSRCLFFMSYVHGSPLLESSIAFESREYAEETASALGRVLMLDLVIRNEDRLPCRRLRWRGNSANLLLADKMASANMDALEEAFDFAIKRYRPRVIRALQKERRATSVDGRLSPHSLGLASQASDLSDIMESPKTSEKSLRSQTSDESVFSDFRILAIDSGVPRRPPAGKRANDQANYPKLVELLFNSSEYSSNLLHDITGGKLGCPPSEDAKVTSDISATEMTSIVHEFRNGFRAALRDLQGFHILLLTLHQKLESLLRAFLHIINKMSFGEPDKEDLVVPESPSQAAGGVPWLSPQGKERFINENHPDFCDSEFQRTGPRSSSSGSKESSDSSSPMSREGWHGKYYKGSGEPVRSLRLTAKLRDFHKFAKIDAESNKELEQWNEMLRNDAVRICQENSFNTGFFEGSDNNSVVDAYELKVRLEHILERIALISEAANTERPSSITSSLFIGGALAARSVFTLQHLGITHILCLCSNEIGQSDSQFPELFVYKNFSISDNEDTNISSIFEEACDFIDHVEKIGGRVLVHCFEGKSRSATLVIAYLMLRKNLTLLKAWNALKRVHRRAQPNDGFARILLDLDRKLHGTASMEWQQRKPMMKVCPICGKNAGLSSSSLKLHLQKSHKKLSSGSVDSGMTMEIQKALTVLKISRGGSVSPKNRQSHLVTDESD, from the exons atGGCGAATGACCAAAAGCCGGAccctcttcttccttcttctattACCAACTCTGTCTCCCTCCCCCTCCag GCTAAAGACGAACACAGGGAAGATTCCGAACTCGAACTCGGATCCGACGATCCTTACCCTTCATTGCCCTTCTCCGTCACTTCCCGG GTATTGTATATGTTGGGAGACATCACGGCGGGGCCGGCGTTTAGGTTCACCCAATGGCTGGAATTGGTCCGTAAACGCACCGCCAACTATCGCTCATCTGGCTTCCCCCGCCTCCACCCCatgccttcttcttcttcttctcctccttctccttctccttcctctccttcttcttctag TGCAGCGGAAGTCATCGATGATCCAAAGAGTCCTCTGCCTCCTGAGCAGACCGTGGAGACCAGTTTGTGGGAGAGGCTTGGTAAAGCTGCTATGTTGGACATCGAGTCACCCTCTTTCTCTTGGGACATGCTTTCCTCGCTTCACCACACCGAGCATAGTACTAGCACTGAACAGTCCGAGGATGAAACAAACAAGGCTCTTGAG GTCACTGTGAATTCTGGAGGAGTTGTCTTCTTTGCCTTATTCAACCAACCTGGGAATGATGATACTTCTTCAAAGGAAGCAGCAGCTGTTATAAAGATATCATCATCAAGAATGGCCACTCAATCTGAACGCCTTGGCTATGAATTTGCAAAGTGGTTAGGAGTCCGAACTCCACAG GGCAGAGTCATTCATAATTCTAGTTCAGAGTGGCTCCAGATAAAGGAAGCTGCAGAGAAAGCAAGAGATGCAGCAAGTTCAGATGGAGACGAAGTTGGGGAAATGACTTGTTCAGAACTTTTGGAAGCACTTGACCTTAGCAGATGCCTGTTCTTTATGAG TTATGTGCATGGATCTCCCTTACTGGAGAGCTCAATTGCATTTGAGTCACGGGAATATGCTGAAGAAACAGCATCCGCTCTTGGCAGGGTCTTGATGTTGGACCTTGTCATTAGAAATGAAGATAGGCTCCCTTGCCGTCGCCTCAGATGGCGTGGAAATTCTGCAAATTTGTTGTTGGCTGACAAAATGGCCTCTGCAAATATGGATGCACTGGAGGAAGCATTTGATTTTGCAATCAAACGATACAGACCCAGGGTGATTAGAGCTCTTCAAAAAGAGAGAAGGGCAACTTCTGTTGATGGCAGATTGAGCCCTCATAGTTTAGGTTTGGCATCACAGGCCTCTGATCTTTCTGATATCATGGAATCGCCTAAAACTAGTGAGAAGAGCCTAAGAAGTCAGACATCAGACGAGTCAGTGTTTTCTGATTTTCGTATTCTGGCTATTGATTCTGGTGTCCCTCGTCGACCTCCCGCTGGAAAACGTGCAAATGACCAGGCCAATTATCCTAAGTTGGTTGAGTTACTATTTAATAGTTCTGAGTACTCGTCTAACCTTCTACATGACATAACGGGAGGCAAATTAGGGTGTCCTCCATCAGAAGATGCCAAAGTGACATCTGATATATCTGCAACTGAAATGACCTCCATTGTTCACGAATTTCGTAATGGGTTCCGAGCTGCTCTTAGGGACCTGCAGGGGTTTCATATATTACTACTCACACTACACCAGAAACTGGAAAGCTTATTACGAGCATTTTtgcatattataaataaaatgtccTTCGGGGAGCCTGATAAAGAAGATTTAGTGGTTCCTGAGTCACCTTCACAGGCTGCTGGAGGTGTTCCTTGGCTATCGCCACAAGGTAAGGAACGATTTATCAATGAAAACCATCCAGATTTCTGTGATTCAGAATTTCAGAGAACTGGTCCAAGGTCATCATCTTCAGGAAGTAAAGAAAGCTCAGACTCCAGTTCTCCAATGTCACGGGAAGGGTGGCATGGAAAGTATTACAAAGGAAGTGGGGAGCCTGTTCGAAGTCTGCGATTGACAGCAAAGCTGCGTGACTTCCATAAATTTGCCAAG ATTGATGCTGAATCAAATAAAGAGTTGGAACAGTGGAATGAAATGCTAAGAAATGATGCTGTTAGGATCTGCCAGGAGAACAGTTTCAACACTGGGTTTTTTGAGGGTAGTGATAATAATAGTGTTGTTGATGCTTATGAATTGAAG GTCAGACTGGAGCACATTCTCGAGAGAATTGCATTGATATCTGAGGCTGCAAATACAGAGAggccatcttcaatcacaagtAGCCTGTTCATTGGTGGGGCACTGGCTGCAAGATCTGTATTCACACTGCAGCACTTAGGAATTACTCACATATTATGTTTGTGCTCAAATGAAATTGGGCAGTCAGATTCTCAGTTTCCTGAACTATTTGTGTACAAAAATTTTTCT ATATCTGACAATGAAGATACAAATATTAGCAGTATCTTTGAAGAAGCTTGTGATTTTATCGATCACGTTGAAAAAATTGGTGGGAGGGTTCTAGTTCATTGCTTTGAAGGGAAAAGTAGAAGTGCCACCTTGGTGATAGCTTACTTAATGCTCAGGAA GAACCTAACTCTACTAAAAGCATGGAATGCCCTCAAACGAGTTCACCGCCGAGCCCAGCCCAATGATGGCTTTGCTAGGATCCTTTTGGATCTGGATCGGAAACTACATGGGACAGCATCCATGGAATGGCAACAACGAAAGCCGATGATGAAGGTTTGCCCCATTTGTGGGAAGAATGCCGGTCTGAGCAGCAGTTCACTTAAGCTTCATTTGCAGAAATCACACAAGAAGCTGTCGTCAGGAAGTGTGGACAGTGGCATGACCATGGAAATACAAAAGGCTTTGACGGTGCTCAAAATTAGCCGAGGTGGGAGCGTAAGCCCTAAAAACAGGCAGTCTCACTTAGTAACTGATGAATCAGATTAG